The uncultured Bacteroides sp. genome includes the window ACTACATTGGCCTTAAAGCCATAGTAAGCAAGCAACCAGCCGGTAATTGCACTACCAATGGCCCAGCCGAACTTCTGACTCATAGAAGAGGAAGAGAAGATGAGGCCGGTAGCCCGATTGCCTGTTTTAAGTTCCGAATAGTCGGCACAATCGGCGTACATAGACCATAGCAAGGGGAAGATACTACCTGCACAGATGCTGATGAGTATCTGGAAAACAAAGATCAACGCCAGGTCGCCCTTACCAAACCAATAAAAGATGATGCTCAGCACAGTGGCAATGAACATGGCTCCCATATAAGTCATCTTCTTGCCGATGCGATTACTTACCGGTGCGGCCAGAATAACTCCTACTATATTGGCCGCCTGCCCTACTGCGAGATAAAATCCGCTCAACACAAACGATATGCCAAAGAAAGAAACCGTTGCATAATCAGTCTCAATCACAAAATATTTAAAGTAATAAACCGTTGCTCCGTCGCGAATGGAATTGAACACAAGGGCTGCCACTCCGGCACCCAGCAATATCCACCAGGGTTTATTATCAAACAAATTCTTCAAATCTTCTTTCAGGGAATTCTGTGTCTCTTTTATCGGCCTTACACGTTCCTTGGTAAAGGCAAAACAAAAGTAGAACAGCACGGCGCACATCACCGCTATCACACAAACAGCGATCGTCCAGCCCCGTTGTTCATCGGCAGGCGTTGCACCGCCACCGCTGAAGAAATTGGCCATGGGCATGAACAGCAACAAAGCAATGAAGCTGCCTATATAAGCAAACGTCATGCGATAGGCGGAAAGGGTATTGCGTACTTTCGTATCGGGACTCATCACTCCCAGTAAAGAGGCATAGGGAACATTGATGCCGGAGTAGACCATCATCATCAGTGAATAGGTTACATAAGCATAAATCAATTTTCCGGTATTGCTGAGCGAAGGGGTGGTAAACGTAAAAATACCAATTAGCGCAAAAGGGATTGCCAGATAGAGCAAATACGGGCGAAACTTCCCCCAACGGCTATGAGTTCTATCGGCCACTATACCGACAATGGGGTCGAAAGCGGAATCCCAGATACGAGTAATAAGAAACATGGTACCTACCATTGCTGCCGGAAGTCCGAACACATCGGTATAGAAAATCATGAGATAGGAACCGAACAACTTCCAGAACATAGACGAAGCCATATCTCCAAATCCATATCCAATCTTCTCTTTCAGTGTCACCCGCTCTTTGTTGGCAAAAAAAAGGCCGGCTTTATTTATCATATTCATCTTTGCTTTTCATGTACAAATCTGCTATTTTTTATCGGGAAATTGCCTAACAATCCCTAAATTCTTTTTAATCATTTTAGTTAACGTCTCTACCGAAGTCGAAGAACTCAAGCCGTCTTCCGGAGTATTCATGCAGTAATCCACCAATTTATCTATCGTAGAAGTAGCCACGTGCATGCGGGTATCCGAAGAGGCATAATAGATGAAAACTGTTCCGTCTTCATCGGCTATCCAGCCATTGGAAAAAAGTACATTAGACACATCGCCGATGCGTTCTTCTCCCTGCGGAGCAAGAAGATAGCCCGCCGGAGCAGCAATGACTTTCGTAGGGTCGGCCAGCGAGGTCATATACATATAGAGAACATAGCGAAGCCCTGCAGCGCAACCACGCACCCCATGTGCCAGGTGCAGCCAGCCTTTCGCTGTTTTGATGGGATGTGGCCCCTCTCCGTTCTTTACTTCCTTAACGGTATGGTAATATCGATGATCGATAATGACTTCTTCTTTTACCTCTGCATGTGTAATATCATTAATCAGTGCCCAACCGATTCCTCCGCCACTGCCTGTATCAATAAAGCCATCTTGCGGACGGGTATACAAAGCATATTTACCTTCAACAAACTCCGGATGAAGCACTACATTGCGTTGCTGACTCTTTGTCTTCAAATCCGGCAAACGCTCCCAATTGATCAGATCTTTGGTACGAGCAATGGCAGCTGTTGCAGTAGCCGATGAAAGATCGCCTTCGGGTGCCTTACTATTATGACGCTCTGCACAAAAAAGCCCGTATATCCAGCCATCTTCGTGAGCCGTAAGGCGCATATCATAAATGTTGGTGGCAGGAATCACATCCTCGGGCATGGTAATCGGATAATCCCAAAAGCGGAAATTATCGATTCCATTGGGACTTTCGGCCACAGCAAAAAATGATTTGCGATCAGACCCC containing:
- a CDS encoding glycosidase → MSLFKDKMAKLLTQNEAFLSRKNEPVSGGNGVVTRYKYPIVTAEHTPIFWRYDLDEGTNPYLVERISMNATMNAGAIKWNGKYLLVVRVEGSDRKSFFAVAESPNGIDNFRFWDYPITMPEDVIPATNIYDMRLTAHEDGWIYGLFCAERHNSKAPEGDLSSATATAAIARTKDLINWERLPDLKTKSQQRNVVLHPEFVEGKYALYTRPQDGFIDTGSGGGIGWALINDITHAEVKEEVIIDHRYYHTVKEVKNGEGPHPIKTAKGWLHLAHGVRGCAAGLRYVLYMYMTSLADPTKVIAAPAGYLLAPQGEERIGDVSNVLFSNGWIADEDGTVFIYYASSDTRMHVATSTIDKLVDYCMNTPEDGLSSSTSVETLTKMIKKNLGIVRQFPDKK
- a CDS encoding MFS transporter; protein product: MINKAGLFFANKERVTLKEKIGYGFGDMASSMFWKLFGSYLMIFYTDVFGLPAAMVGTMFLITRIWDSAFDPIVGIVADRTHSRWGKFRPYLLYLAIPFALIGIFTFTTPSLSNTGKLIYAYVTYSLMMMVYSGINVPYASLLGVMSPDTKVRNTLSAYRMTFAYIGSFIALLLFMPMANFFSGGGATPADEQRGWTIAVCVIAVMCAVLFYFCFAFTKERVRPIKETQNSLKEDLKNLFDNKPWWILLGAGVAALVFNSIRDGATVYYFKYFVIETDYATVSFFGISFVLSGFYLAVGQAANIVGVILAAPVSNRIGKKMTYMGAMFIATVLSIIFYWFGKGDLALIFVFQILISICAGSIFPLLWSMYADCADYSELKTGNRATGLIFSSSSMSQKFGWAIGSAITGWLLAYYGFKANVVQSEETIHGIKMFLSFLPAIGTVLSVFFISMYPLSEKKMKVITEELEAKRKER